From the Anas platyrhynchos isolate ZD024472 breed Pekin duck chromosome 27, IASCAAS_PekinDuck_T2T, whole genome shotgun sequence genome, one window contains:
- the APOBEC2 gene encoding C->U-editing enzyme APOBEC-2, which translates to MAEKQEEPSNAQNGEPDNAEEGEGKKKKKVKREDLPPFEIVTGERLPAIFFKFQFRNVEYSSGRNKTFLCYVIETQGKESVTSRGYLEDEHAAAHAEIAFFNTILPKCESSLRYNVTWYVSSSPCVTCADRITETLKKNKNLRLTIMVGRLFMWEEPEMQAALKKMKSAGCKLRIMKPQDFEYVWQNFVEQEEGEEAKAFVPWEDIQENFQYYEEKLAEILH; encoded by the exons ATGGCAGAAAAGCAGGAGGAGCCCAGCAACGCCCAGAACGGTGAACCTGACAACGCAGAAGAGGGcgagggaaaaaagaagaagaaggtgaaGCGGGAAGACCTGCCACCCTTCGAAATTGTGACGGG GGAGCGCCTCCCAGCcatatttttcaaattccaGTTCAGGAACGTGGAATACAGCTCAGGCAGGAACAAAACCTTCCTGTGTTACGTTATCGAGACCCAAGGCAAAGAGTCAGTGACTTCTCGGGGCTACCTGGAAGATGAGCACGCAGCTGCCCACGCAGAAATTGCTTTCTTTAACACAATTTTGCCCAAGTGTGAATCAAGTCTCCGCTACAACGTCACCTGGTACGTCTCCTCCAGTCCCTGCGTGACCTGTGCTGATCGGATAACCGAGACCCTAAAGAAGAACAAGAACCTGCGCCTGACGATCATGGTAGGGCGCCTCTTCATGTGGGAAGAGCCAGAAATGCAggctgctctgaaaaaaatgaagtcagcTGGCTGCAAGCTGAGGATTATGAAGCCTCAAGACTTTGAGTATGTCTGGCAGAACTTTGTGGaacaggaggaaggagaggaagcaaAGGCTTTCGTGCCATGGGAGGACATTCAAGAGAACTTCCAGTATTATGAGGAAAAGCTGGCTGAGATTCTGCACTGA